Proteins co-encoded in one Quercus robur chromosome 8, dhQueRobu3.1, whole genome shotgun sequence genomic window:
- the LOC126697459 gene encoding UDP-glucuronic acid decarboxylase 6-like: MAKEASNGDTNAASKPPPSPSPLRNSKFFQSNMRILITGGAGFIGSHLVDRLMENEKNEVIVADNYFTGSKDNLKKWIGHPRFELIRHDVTEPLLVEVDQIYHLACPASPIFYKYNPVKTIKTNVIGTLNMLGLAKRVGARILLTSTSEVYGDPLVHPQDESYWGNVNPIGVRSCYDEGKRVAETLMFDYHRQHGIEIRIARIFNTYGPRMNIDDGRVVSNFIAQAIRGEPLTVQAPGTQTRSFCYVSDMVDGLIRLMGGEHTGPINIGNPGEFTMVELAETVKELINPEVEIAMVENTPDDPRQRKPIITKAKELLGWEPTVKLRDGLPLMEDDFRTRLGVPRKK; this comes from the exons ATGGCTAAGGAAGCTTCAAACGGAGACACTAATGCAGCTTCCAAACCACCCCCATCCCCATCACCCTTAAGAAATTCCAAATTCTTTCAG TCCAATATGAGGATTTTGATCACTGGAGGAGCTGGATTCATTGGTTCTCACCTTGTGGACAGGTTGATGGAAAACGAAAAGAATGAG GTGATTGTTGCGGATAACTACTTCACTGGCTCAAAGGACAACCTAAAAAAATGGATTGGTCACCCAAGATTTGAGCTTATTCGTCATG ATGTCACTGAGCCATTGCTGGTGGAGGTGGACCAAATTTATCATCTTGCTTGCCCTGCTTCTCCCATCTTCTACAAATACAATCCTGTGAAG acaataaaaacaaatgtgATTGGTACATTGAATATGCTGGGACTTGCAAAGCGAGTGGGAGCAAG GATTTTGCTTACATCAACTTCAGAGGTGTATGGAGATCCTCTTGTGCATCCCCAGGACGAAAGTTATTGGGGAAATGTTAACCCAATTG GGGTTAGGAGTTGCTATGATGAGGGAAAGCGAGTAGCTGAAACTTTGATGTTTGATTATCATAGGCAGCATGGGATTG AGATTAGGATTGCTAGGATTTTCAACACCTATGGACCTCGCATGAATATTGATGATGGGCGTGTTGTCAGCAATTTCATTGCTCAAGCAATCCG TGGTGAGCCCTTGACTGTTCAAGCGCCTGGAACCCAGACAAGGAGTTTCTGTTATGTCTCTGACATG GTTGATGGCCTTATTCGACTCATGGGAGGAGAGCACACTGGGCCCATCAATATAGGGAATCCAG gtGAATTTACCATGGTTGAACTTGCAGAGACTGTTAAGGAG CTTATCAATCCTGAGGTGGAGATCGCAATGGTGGAGAACACCCCCGATGATCCTCGCCAGAGGAAGCCAATTATCACAAAAGCAAAGGAACTGCTAGGATGGGAACCAACAGTCAAGCTGCGCGATGGCCTTCCCCTCATGGAGGATGATTTCAGGACTAGGCTTGGAGTCCCCCGAAAGAAGTAA